The following nucleotide sequence is from Acidobacteriota bacterium.
TTGGCCCGAATCGCGGCCGCCAGTGAAGCGGCATCGTCGAGAAGCACGGACGCAACCCGCGGGTCGTCCAACTCGGCTCCTCGTTCAAGCAGCGAGCGAAGGCACTCGGGAAATCTGTCCGACCTTGTGTACATCTCGGTAAGCCAGTTAACCAGAGACTTGCCTCTAACGGGAACTTGGACGTCCAGTCCGTTATCGAGGACGGCGCAAATGCGATCGACCGCGTGCAATTCAAACGCTACAAGGATGTCGTCGTCGGGGGTCATGTATGCCCAACATTTCGAGTTAGCTGCGAGCCGGGTTAGACCGTTGGCCGCACGCGGTTGTTATCCAGCTTACCGGAACATCGACTGAAACCCACCGTATGCCATCCGTTTAGCGTCAAAACCTGAATTCGATGAGTCGATCAAATCTGCCATCCGTGGGTCAGCCGCGACCTTTGCGTTTGCCAGGTCACGTGCCTCACGAGAAGCAAATACCACCCATCCAAACACGATGGTTTCATTCTCCGTTGCAGCTACGAGATCGGTGAACGAGCGCGTCCCCTCCAATTTCATATCGTCACCGACATATTCCCGGTAGTCGAGCGCGCCATGTTCCTTCCAAATTGTTGCCACCGCTTCAGCAAGACGCTTGTACGCGTCCAGGCGATCGCGCGGAACGGGAAGAACAAATCCGTCGATGTAATTAGCCATGCCTACTCCGAATTACTCTGTTTCTTTCAACTTCGCTCGATTGTGTCGGACCCGTCGCCGGGGAGGAACGATGAACCAACTCGCCACGACCAGCAAGCCGAACACCGTATAGCCAATCGCAAAAACCCACAGCGGCGCCTCGTAGTAGAGGAGAGTTTCCATCCAGTGGGCGATGAAACTACCACTGTAGACGGCATCTCCGGCGCGAGATCGGAGCGCCATCTCAAGGGTTGTTAAGCGGCAAATCTCCCCTAGCCATGCTTGAGCCACAACGACACCAATAGCCAGCAAATGACCCAGGCGAAACCATGGGTTCTTGACCCAGCTCCAACCTCGAACGCCGCCGATCAGGGTGAGAACAAGACCGAGAATCACGAAGAGGACGAAGCCGACGTGAACTGCGAGCACTACGTCGGCCGCTATTCGGTAGTACAGCGAATCAGTCACTAGTCGGCCTGGCGAGTTAGCTGCCGATCGCTCATCGCACCCAAAGAGTCACAAGAACAATGATGATGGCCACAATGATGATACCCAGAGTTACCATCCTACGACGCGC
It contains:
- a CDS encoding DUF2784 domain-containing protein gives rise to the protein MTDSLYYRIAADVVLAVHVGFVLFVILGLVLTLIGGVRGWSWVKNPWFRLGHLLAIGVVVAQAWLGEICRLTTLEMALRSRAGDAVYSGSFIAHWMETLLYYEAPLWVFAIGYTVFGLLVVASWFIVPPRRRVRHNRAKLKETE
- a CDS encoding DUF1428 domain-containing protein is translated as MANYIDGFVLPVPRDRLDAYKRLAEAVATIWKEHGALDYREYVGDDMKLEGTRSFTDLVAATENETIVFGWVVFASREARDLANAKVAADPRMADLIDSSNSGFDAKRMAYGGFQSMFR